The genomic DNA CGCTGGGATAACAATCCATTTCAGATTTTCAGTACCTATGTGccatcttctcctcctcctggTAATGTTGCACATACCTGCATCAGGACCAGCCAAGGTCGAGATAAATACAGAGACAAATTAATTGCTGAACGGGTTCGAGAACACTGAAAATACTAAAACACTGAGGAAAATGCtgacaaatttaaaaatgactAGCTGCTAAAAGAGCAAAAATTACTTCGGCTAAGGGAATTAGATAATTGTAGGGGAGCCATGGAATTTTAGGTAATTTTATGGTAGAGGAAAGCAAATTAACTGCTGTTGTTCATATTAATCAGCAGGGGATATTCAAATAGCCAGCTCTCGCAAAAAAGATCTTGAACTCAGGAGAAATCAAAATCTTTAACCATAAATAGCTCCATGAAAGTTCCATACATACGTATGAAGAACAGATCTAGAATAAAATCAGCACTATGAAAATCAAATCTTTAACCTATCATAAAATATACGTATTCAACCCGAAAGTTCGATCTAAAAGCAAAATCCAGATTTGGTATTCTCACAGACAGTCCTAAGAAAGAAAATCATGTGGGAATCCATGTGTCAACAGCCCCGGTGGCAGGTTGGCAGTGGAACTATTAGCATGCTTCGCACATTCGTGATCCATGGCAAACATTCTTCGCAATTAACTGAACTGACGTAACATCCCTCGATTGAAGAAGGCAAAAGCTTGTGGGCAAAATTATCACCACATTATTAACTACAACTTCCTGTCCATGAAGTCCCAATTCTATGATCGGATTACCCTGTTTTCATCATTCAAGCTCCTCCTAATCATAGTCAGGATTCGTCTACCAACTCAATACCCGGAAACTAATCTTTTAACATCTCAGCATCTGCAGAAGCTAATTTAGACTGCCAGTAGAATACCTCTCATGAAATAAACACGTCATTTGACAGACCTGGAGCTACAATTTCTATCTCCCATAGCATAGGCCTTCTCCAATAAATCAATTCTCATCGATCAACGTTGCAAGATTAGCTTAATCTCTACTCAGCTCCAGCCTCCGCAAATTAGCATCTAACTACCATAACTTGAGGACTACTGCGATATCAAACAATAACGGTAGGGACGATTAAGATTCTGCAACAAAAACCTTAACTACCATCATTCCAAACCTAATTGCGCATAATTACTGCCAAAGGAACCAAGGACGGGGAGCAATGTCGCGTGCAGCAGCTCAAATTCTGCCAAAGTTGGCATCGATGGAAAGAAACTCGAGTAACTATATTTATCAGAGGAAGAGCAGAGATATTACGAGTAGGTGCCGACGAGGGGGGCGAGAAGGAGGGTGGCGCTGATCCAGTTCTCGGAGACCTTGTGGTGGATCTTCGTCGGCAGATCCTTCCACAGTCCGCTCATGATCTTCTGCTGGAACGGCGACAGGGCGTACACCACCGCCTTCATCCTCACTGGCTGCTTCCCCATTCTCTCTTGCCGAAATCGCGAGACAGCCAATCACAATGGAGATTTTTGCCCTAATCGTAGAGAGGACAACCTTCGCTCGCTGCCCCTGCAGACGCCGAGACGGAAATGCCCGAAATCCCTacggaaaggaaaagaaatgcaGGTCCAACCAACCAAAACGACACCGTTTAGGCCTGAAGAGTCCAGAAGCTTTGCGACGACCTTTTTCCCATTGAGTGGGCCTTCCAAGACTCCTTTAGTGGGCCTTAGCTTTTGGGCCAATGGTAGTTATCCATTTGAgcccaaatatataaattgatgagttttctcttttctatttggacagccaaaaaaaaaaaatttttgaagCGTCGAGTAGGAGATCAAGAACGGAGAATGAAGGGCATTGGTATTCTCTTCAGGAGAACCGAATCCGGAAACTCTTGATTTGAAGTCAAGTGATTAATGTTTTTAGGATCAATTGTtcgccaaaaaaaagaaaaattgttttaGGACCAGTAACGTAATTacaactttatttttctttcaatgtCGATAAGTATAACTCATTATGAATGTTTATGTTTCGTCTAAGTAAAATAGTCGGATACAATTGCTAATTGTAGATGCAGAGAGGACATAATAAGCCAAACACAAAATTTGCAAAGATTGCAACTTGCGAAACACTCCAAAGTCTAAAGCCGAGTGTGTCTTAACTCCTAAGGCACTTCCAATTTCCCTACGATGATATGCAATTAATTCCACGCGGGGTGGCTGAGATTCTCTCACTTCTCACTTTTTTTGTTGGGGCAGTTAGATTTATTGCAGGGCCCCGAGTCATCAGGACACCCACACATTCATCATTAAAGTTAGTAATATGGGACGGATGTGCAATTGATTATCAACAGTAGTGAAAATATAACTCGTTATCGGACTTATGAAAACTGTGTTCGAAAATGAAAACCATAATTAAAGTAATGACGCATTAGATacgtttatatataattataaaagtcgAAATAACTCATAGGACGATATCACATGTGATATACAAACCTTTTAGTTAAGagacttttaaaattcaaaccAATCACTAGGCGACAAATAGCATACTATCATCATTCCACGTTACCTAACAAACTCCTAAATTTATCAATTACAGAAgccaaaaattcttttatatttatatatgtagacatttatattataaaaggGGAAAATCCAAATGAAAAGGCATCACAAAACATTACCAATTTagttttttcattaaaatagTTTTTACCGGACCAAAACATAAGATTACGTTCCCTTTACAAatgaagcaaaaaaaaattaaaaagaataaaataaaataaaatggataATCGTTGATGGAGTAGCAATCACGTATTAGCTCCCCAGTGCCGACGAAGACTCGAATCTACAGACCTTCGTACCTCCACCGACCGTTGAATGCGGGTTGATATTTGCTGTTGCTGctgagattgttgggaatttaACCGAGGTTTTGGCTGAGCTAATGCTTGATTGGTGCCCGCGGTCGCACTCACGGATGTGAAAGACAGCCATTTTCTGTCTGGGTTTGCTGCCCAGTGAGCTGAGCTATCCTTTCCATCTCCCCAAAGTGAGCAAGTCGGCGGATTTATTTATCTATGGCGCTGCGGGTGTGAAATGAAGCGCCTTTCTTGATCCTGTTCATTGATTTTCTTGCTGGGGTTTAGGTTTTCTTGATTTCCAGAGGGGGAGAATGATGGAAGCATCGGGTGAAGGCCGCTCGGATGATCTGCTCACTgtgtcttctccttcttcttcctcctcctcgtctAGCAGAACATTTGGGGTTCAGTTCCCGGCACTCAACTTCTTTCAGTCCCCATTGTCGGTTATACTCGAATACTCTGGCATTGTCCCACCGACACAGTCCCAGGACCCAGCTCAGCCCCCCCTCATCATTGCAGACCCAGTTCAGACCCAGCTGCCAAATTGCCCGCCCGCCCTCAGTGCTGCCCATGGAGACGGGGAGGTCTCCATTCGGATCATCGGTTCCAGTGAAGGTCCTTAGCTTTCTTTCAGTTGTTTATGGTGTCCTGTGAAATATTAGCTGATTTGCTTTCATTTCTATACCAAATCTTTCTGTTTCATACGACCTTTACTATGCATTTTGACACCTTTGCTTTTTTGCAGTCTATTTTCTCGTAGATTATAGATAATCCTTGGACAGCCAAAGGATctgttctctttttttttttttctttttttgtggcTTCGATTTTATGTCCACCTTGTCGTCTGCTTCAACAATTACTATGTGCATTTTGATAAGCATAGGTTATCATAGGGAAATACAGGACCAGTTGCTTTCCTTTTAGTTTCGTTTCTCGCATATATTTGCCGTAACCAGTGATGTGATTGAACAGTTAATTGAGTTTGACAGAAAGTAATGTTTGGGAAGTAACGAGAGCTTAGTATCACTAAAATCTTTTGCCTGAACTTCTTCTGCACTTTCTTTAACAATCAGTTCATTGTGTATAGTGTTAATTTGTGTTTCAAGGTAATGTTGCTGGTGAGAGCGGGGAGCACAGTGTCTGTGATGGTTTAACTGATATTGCTTCGACCACTGTTGAGAGTGAAGAACTTTTATTAGGGTCTCCATCTTCTCCCTCCACTTCATTGCAAGGGAGTGTAAATTCTGAAGAAGGGGATCTTGGGAGTGGTAATGGAAGCGGAAGGGACTCAGCTTACCAGAGATACGAGTTGCAGCAAGTGGGAAGGTGGATTGAGCAGATTCTTCCTTTCTCATTGCTGTTGCTGGTAGTGTTTATCCGCCAACATTTGCAAGGTACCTGATATGTTCTCCACtaatacttttattttcattgtaATTGAAAATCCATGTCGTTAGGTATTAGGCATATGTACTGCTTGAACATTCCATAGTCATGGGAGCTCATGTTTTGGTAGATTAGTGTATGATACAATCTATTTGCTTATGGCGGACAAATTCACCTATTGCTTGGTTTCGTTGAATTTGGTATTCTAGAAGAAACGTTAAGTCAGATGTCTACAACTAGTTTATAGTTATTTGAtccttaatatttttatacagGTTTCTTCATAACAATATGGGTTGCAGCTGTCATGTTCAAGTCAAATGATATAATCCGAAAGCAGACTGCTTTAAAGGTTCTCCCTTCGATGCTTCTTTGGTATCAATTTTATTCGAGGggcttttcaattttgatattCTGCAACCATTAGTGAAGATGCTCGATGTTATGGTTTCTGCAGGGAGAGAGGAGAAACTCTGTTCTGGTCTTCATTTCTTCAACTTTCGCGCTCTATGTAGTCGGTATTTACTGGTGGTATCACAATGATAACGTTTTATATCCGCTCCTAATGCTTCCTCCAAAGGCACCACCTCCCTTCTGGCATGCTATATTCATCATCATGCTTAATGGTATGTGTTTTACATAGTCGTGTTCAtttaaacaaacaaatattgCGCATTCATTGTATATGTCTTGAACTTAATTAGTAGTTTAACCAAAAACTAAAACTTAATTAGTTTGAACATGATTAAGTGACGCCAGTTTAACCTAAAAGCTCGTGCTTTTGGATATTCTGCAAGCTATGCATGTAAAGAATGGTATAGCTCTGTCCTCATATGGTGGCAGGGCTCGTCACATACTGAATCAGAAAATGACAGAGCAAAGTAACTGGAACAAACAGGATAAATAAGCCAAAGTGGGGAATTATTGTGGCTTGAAGCTAGAACAAGCTCTGGTTGCTTGATGTTCGTAAAAGGTTAAACCTTGGAAC from Punica granatum isolate Tunisia-2019 chromosome 2, ASM765513v2, whole genome shotgun sequence includes the following:
- the LOC116197500 gene encoding E3 ubiquitin-protein ligase RNFT1-like translates to MMEASGEGRSDDLLTVSSPSSSSSSSSRTFGVQFPALNFFQSPLSVILEYSGIVPPTQSQDPAQPPLIIADPVQTQLPNCPPALSAAHGDGEVSIRIIGSSEGNVAGESGEHSVCDGLTDIASTTVESEELLLGSPSSPSTSLQGSVNSEEGDLGSGNGSGRDSAYQRYELQQVGRWIEQILPFSLLLLVVFIRQHLQGFFITIWVAAVMFKSNDIIRKQTALKGERRNSVLVFISSTFALYVVGIYWWYHNDNVLYPLLMLPPKAPPPFWHAIFIIMLNDIMVRQAAMALKCLLLMYYKNGRGHNFRRQGQMLTLVEYGLLLYRALLPTPVWYRFFLNKDYGSLFSSLTTGLYLTFKLTSVIDKVRSFIAAIKALSHKEVHYGSHATKEQVNAAGDLCAICQEKMHVPILLRCKHIFCEECVSEWFERERTCPLCRALVKSADLQSFGDGSTTLFFQVF
- the LOC116195166 gene encoding cytochrome b-c1 complex subunit 8, which translates into the protein MGKQPVRMKAVVYALSPFQQKIMSGLWKDLPTKIHHKVSENWISATLLLAPLVGTYSYVQHYQEEEKMAHRY